A window of Paremcibacter congregatus contains these coding sequences:
- a CDS encoding TonB-dependent receptor, with translation MVYTPQKNASSKTSRLITSVSFAALLLSPTSSAFAVEDETIGFEEIVVTATKRGAQDIQSVAMSVSALGESTLKDMGVSDFDDYAYSVPGLYMIDQGPGDKLYLMRGVGSSASSAVGIYLDEAVLTGNNPEDGGGRNVDIKVYDMQQIEALRGPQGTLYGASSFGGTIKMITNKPNPSATEGYVDGTLSQTKDGGTNYIVHGMVNLPIVEDKFAVRVVGWHHDESGFIDNLRLGNEDYNTEKTTGLRTMLRFEPNEKMSLTAMWVHQQMDIGGRQRFFHEDPKRAAIPLADGSTVDNTEYQGDLVNGDYILDASTDNSDIYSITLDYDFDTLKLTAASSYFDREVNYWFDSTPILVYFGLPVPAYTNQPQQRSIWSNEIRLASDYDGPVNFVVGALYAEEKRDWEVRVATVGADGAPTGPWVFGPDHDYLGAGGTPFGQEPSFFHRTIDGKMTQTALFGEVTFDISDKLTAIAGMRYFDSNISETRQLVHGFGGPFNQPKLEDEASFNKTTFKGSLSYQATDNMMVFFTVAQGFRQGGLNPPGLEGGFVDTEIPTRYKSDDIVNYELGIKTEGFDGRLTFNATVYRTNWDDIQAREYNVTPFIVNAGAGRVNGFELESAARPMEGLTLTGMLSYTDAKITETQTIGDSGVEFRDSGRAGDPFFNVPKWNLNLAAQKDFPVTNELDGMVRVDFSHVGKTRTKYRADHPYNQNLAAYSLMNLRAGVRTENWQVMLFVNNLLNTRAEINKVYFEQEDPATFTNRPRTIGVNASYNF, from the coding sequence ATGGTATACACCCCCCAAAAAAACGCCTCCTCTAAAACTTCACGTCTGATCACCAGTGTCTCTTTCGCGGCACTTCTTCTTTCCCCCACCTCCTCCGCATTTGCAGTCGAGGATGAAACCATTGGTTTCGAAGAAATCGTCGTCACCGCGACCAAACGCGGCGCCCAGGATATCCAGTCCGTAGCCATGAGCGTTTCCGCCCTCGGCGAAAGTACCCTGAAAGATATGGGAGTGTCGGATTTTGACGACTATGCCTATAGCGTTCCGGGGCTTTACATGATCGATCAAGGCCCTGGCGACAAATTATATCTGATGAGGGGCGTTGGCTCTTCCGCAAGTTCCGCGGTAGGGATTTATCTTGATGAAGCTGTTCTCACGGGGAATAACCCGGAAGATGGCGGCGGACGTAATGTCGACATCAAGGTCTATGACATGCAGCAGATTGAAGCCTTGCGCGGCCCACAGGGCACCCTATACGGCGCGAGTTCCTTTGGTGGCACCATCAAGATGATCACCAACAAACCCAACCCAAGTGCGACCGAAGGTTATGTCGACGGCACCCTGTCGCAAACCAAAGACGGGGGCACAAATTATATTGTTCATGGCATGGTCAACCTGCCAATCGTCGAAGATAAATTTGCAGTACGTGTAGTTGGATGGCATCATGACGAGAGTGGATTTATCGACAATCTTCGCCTCGGCAATGAAGACTATAATACAGAAAAGACCACCGGTCTGCGCACCATGCTGCGTTTCGAACCGAATGAAAAAATGTCCCTGACCGCCATGTGGGTTCACCAACAGATGGATATTGGCGGTCGTCAACGTTTCTTCCATGAAGATCCCAAAAGAGCCGCCATTCCTCTGGCTGACGGCAGCACAGTAGATAATACCGAATATCAGGGTGATCTGGTGAACGGCGACTATATCCTCGACGCCTCTACAGACAATTCGGATATCTACAGCATTACGCTCGATTATGATTTTGATACCCTTAAGCTAACTGCGGCCTCATCTTATTTCGACCGCGAAGTAAACTACTGGTTCGATTCCACACCAATTCTGGTTTATTTCGGACTGCCCGTCCCCGCCTATACCAATCAGCCACAACAACGCAGTATCTGGAGTAACGAAATTCGCCTTGCCTCAGACTATGACGGTCCTGTAAACTTCGTTGTCGGCGCTCTTTACGCCGAAGAAAAGCGTGATTGGGAAGTACGTGTGGCGACCGTTGGCGCAGACGGCGCCCCTACCGGTCCATGGGTCTTCGGCCCGGATCATGACTATCTCGGCGCCGGCGGCACACCTTTTGGTCAGGAACCATCTTTCTTCCATCGCACAATTGATGGCAAGATGACGCAGACTGCATTGTTTGGCGAGGTTACCTTTGATATTTCAGATAAACTGACCGCCATCGCCGGCATGCGTTACTTTGACTCAAATATCTCAGAAACCCGCCAACTGGTTCACGGTTTTGGCGGCCCGTTCAACCAGCCGAAACTGGAAGATGAAGCCAGCTTCAACAAAACCACCTTCAAAGGCAGCCTGTCCTATCAGGCCACCGATAATATGATGGTTTTCTTTACCGTAGCGCAAGGCTTCCGCCAGGGAGGATTAAACCCGCCAGGACTTGAGGGCGGTTTTGTTGATACGGAAATTCCTACCCGGTATAAATCCGACGATATCGTCAATTATGAACTCGGCATTAAAACAGAAGGCTTCGATGGCCGCCTGACCTTTAACGCCACGGTCTATCGTACAAACTGGGATGATATTCAGGCGCGGGAATATAACGTCACACCGTTTATCGTCAATGCCGGAGCCGGTCGCGTAAACGGGTTCGAACTGGAAAGCGCCGCCCGTCCGATGGAAGGTCTGACTTTGACCGGAATGTTGAGTTACACCGACGCCAAAATTACGGAAACCCAGACCATTGGTGACAGTGGTGTTGAATTCCGGGACTCAGGCCGTGCTGGTGATCCTTTCTTCAACGTGCCAAAATGGAACCTTAACCTCGCGGCCCAGAAGGACTTCCCGGTGACAAATGAACTGGATGGCATGGTGCGGGTGGATTTCTCTCACGTTGGGAAAACCCGGACAAAATACCGCGCCGATCATCCGTATAATCAAAACCTTGCCGCCTATAGCCTGATGAATTTAAGAGCCGGCGTGCGGACTGAAAACTGGCAGGTAATGCTGTTCGTCAACAATCTGCTTAATACCCGGGCGGAAATCAACAAGGTCTATTTCGAACAGGAAGATCCGGCGACCTTCACCAACCGGCCCCGGACGATTGGCGTGAACGCCAGTTATAACTTCTAA
- a CDS encoding sodium-dependent transporter — protein MSETQVTHVKWSSRSAFLLASIGAAVGLGNLWRFPYIAGENGGGAFVLIYIGFVLMLGIPLIMSELALGRAGKKSAIGTMAEMVRRGHHPFWKIVGWLSILVPLMGLTYYSIVAGWSLDYIIKAITGSFTDIDGSASGAMFGELTGSWPRLTLWHTIHMIAVIVIISLGVKNGLESAVKIMMPGLFIILAFLSAYAMFTGEASKALSFLFNPDFSKITAHTVLVALGQALFSLAIGVGALITYGAYLPEKISLPKSAGLIALADTIVAVLAGLMIFPIVFQYNLTPGEGPGLIFATLPIAFGQMPGGVIFGTLFFILLAFAAFSSALAMLEPVIAWFEDMGMSRRTTSWGAGIGAWAVGVVILLSFNVLSDFTPIADKNLFGLMDFTVANIMLPVNALMLALFVGWSMSPDTLCEQVGFHRDSREFALLKTSVKYIAPVCISIVVYMMIIGNPVEHLNNLLTLITG, from the coding sequence ATGAGCGAAACTCAAGTCACACATGTCAAATGGTCATCACGGTCAGCGTTCTTGCTCGCCTCCATCGGGGCGGCCGTCGGGCTTGGAAACTTGTGGCGTTTTCCCTATATCGCCGGCGAAAATGGCGGGGGGGCCTTTGTCCTGATCTACATCGGCTTCGTTCTGATGCTCGGGATTCCCCTGATTATGTCAGAGTTGGCGCTTGGGCGCGCCGGTAAAAAAAGCGCCATCGGCACCATGGCCGAAATGGTGCGCCGCGGCCACCATCCTTTCTGGAAAATTGTAGGTTGGCTCAGCATTCTTGTGCCTTTAATGGGGCTAACCTATTACAGCATCGTCGCCGGATGGTCCCTTGATTATATCATCAAGGCCATCACGGGAAGTTTCACCGATATTGATGGGTCGGCATCCGGCGCCATGTTCGGCGAACTTACCGGCAGTTGGCCCCGCCTGACTTTGTGGCACACCATCCATATGATCGCCGTGATCGTTATTATTTCCCTTGGTGTCAAAAACGGTTTGGAATCAGCGGTTAAAATCATGATGCCTGGCCTGTTCATCATTCTGGCCTTCCTGTCCGCCTATGCCATGTTTACCGGGGAAGCGTCAAAAGCACTGAGCTTTCTGTTCAATCCTGATTTCTCAAAAATCACTGCCCATACCGTTCTGGTGGCCCTGGGACAAGCTCTTTTCTCTCTCGCCATCGGGGTTGGTGCATTGATCACCTATGGCGCCTATCTGCCAGAGAAAATTTCCCTGCCCAAGTCCGCCGGGCTGATCGCGCTTGCAGATACGATCGTCGCGGTGTTGGCTGGCCTGATGATCTTTCCAATCGTCTTCCAATATAACCTCACCCCGGGGGAAGGTCCCGGCTTGATCTTTGCCACCCTGCCCATAGCCTTCGGTCAAATGCCCGGCGGTGTTATCTTTGGTACACTGTTCTTCATTCTTCTGGCCTTTGCCGCCTTCAGTTCGGCTCTCGCCATGCTGGAACCGGTCATTGCCTGGTTTGAAGATATGGGCATGTCCCGCCGCACCACGTCCTGGGGGGCGGGTATCGGCGCCTGGGCTGTCGGTGTTGTGATCTTGCTTTCCTTTAATGTACTGAGCGACTTCACCCCGATTGCCGACAAAAACCTCTTTGGTCTGATGGACTTTACTGTCGCCAATATCATGTTACCGGTCAACGCCCTGATGCTGGCCCTGTTTGTCGGCTGGTCCATGTCCCCGGATACACTATGTGAACAGGTTGGCTTTCACCGGGACAGCCGCGAATTCGCGCTTCTCAAAACCAGTGTCAAGTATATCGCCCCGGTTTGTATTTCGATTGTGGTTTACATGATGATCATTGGTAATCCTGTTGAACATTTGAATAACCTTCTCACCCTGATCACCGGATAA
- a CDS encoding molybdopterin-dependent oxidoreductase, whose product MTDQKTLTSSHWGAYEVTVKDDEVIGFEDFSPDPTPSAIGHNLPDVVKGDLRISQPMVRASWLENGPSQDGNKRGQEAFVPISWDKAYELVANEVTRVARDHGNQAIYGGSYGWASAGRFHHAQSQLHRFLNLAGGYTRSVNTYSSAAGEVIVPHVLGHSFYQAEFQATTWDMLAEHCDIMVMFGGMASKNGQVHPGGISRHMVPSWMARCKDRGTEFVNISPQKSDVDDHLQSQWLSPRPNTDVALMLGIAHTLWREGLHDAAYLARYATGFETFLAYLTGETDGSVKDAVWAADITGIPATDIETLARRMAGRACFISLSLSVQRVDHGEQSYWMAITLAAMLGQLGTAGGGVGFGNGALGGVSNPRFPFKGPTFPQGKNPVSDFIPVARVTDMLLNPGASFDFNGTTHTYPDIRLVYWAGGNPFHHQMDLNKLVRAWQKPETVIVHEIYWNAMARHADIILPVSTVLERNDIGYSAADPYVIAMKQAIEPVGQAQSDFAILTGVAGKMDLDQAFTEGLDEAEWLRRMYGEFQNNGTEAGFDAPDFDVFWQEGYIKLASPEKPGGYHGKVYLKDFHTDPELSPLGTPSGRIEIFSETIESFNYPDCQGHPRWYEPVEWLGGDQAKDFPLHLLSNQPKSKLHSQMDHGKISRADKINGRAPVTLNRQDAAARGIADGDTVRLYNDRGACYAGAILSDDLMPGVVQLATGAWFDPLYGNHPVRNSVGTDRHGNPNILTRDKGTSRLAQGPTAHTSLVEVEKAQEDLPEVRAFALPDITS is encoded by the coding sequence ATGACAGATCAAAAAACGCTGACCTCCAGTCACTGGGGCGCCTATGAAGTGACTGTCAAAGACGACGAAGTCATCGGCTTTGAGGATTTTTCTCCAGATCCCACGCCCTCCGCCATCGGCCATAACCTGCCGGATGTGGTCAAGGGGGATTTGCGTATATCACAACCGATGGTCCGGGCAAGCTGGCTGGAAAATGGTCCATCGCAGGACGGAAATAAACGTGGCCAGGAAGCTTTTGTGCCGATCTCCTGGGATAAGGCTTATGAACTTGTCGCGAACGAAGTCACCCGGGTCGCCCGTGACCATGGCAATCAGGCGATTTATGGTGGCTCTTATGGCTGGGCCAGCGCCGGGCGTTTTCATCATGCCCAGAGTCAGCTGCATCGCTTTCTCAACCTGGCCGGTGGCTATACCCGCTCGGTCAATACCTATAGCAGCGCCGCCGGCGAAGTGATTGTTCCTCATGTTCTTGGCCACAGTTTTTATCAGGCGGAATTTCAGGCAACGACCTGGGATATGCTGGCGGAACATTGCGACATCATGGTGATGTTTGGCGGCATGGCGTCGAAGAACGGTCAGGTACATCCCGGTGGAATCAGCCGTCATATGGTGCCGAGCTGGATGGCGCGCTGCAAGGACCGTGGCACCGAATTCGTCAATATCAGCCCGCAGAAGTCAGACGTGGACGATCACCTGCAGTCCCAGTGGTTGAGCCCGCGTCCCAATACGGATGTGGCCTTGATGCTCGGCATTGCCCATACCCTGTGGCGGGAAGGGTTGCATGATGCGGCCTATCTTGCGCGCTATGCCACGGGATTTGAAACGTTCCTCGCCTATCTTACTGGTGAGACAGATGGGAGTGTCAAAGATGCGGTCTGGGCGGCGGACATTACGGGCATTCCGGCGACGGATATTGAAACTCTGGCGCGCCGCATGGCGGGCAGGGCCTGCTTTATTTCGCTCAGCCTGTCGGTGCAACGGGTTGATCACGGGGAACAAAGCTACTGGATGGCGATTACCCTGGCGGCGATGCTCGGGCAGCTTGGCACCGCTGGCGGCGGCGTCGGTTTTGGCAATGGCGCGCTCGGCGGGGTCAGCAACCCCCGCTTTCCTTTCAAGGGGCCGACCTTTCCGCAAGGCAAAAACCCGGTGTCAGATTTCATCCCGGTGGCGCGGGTTACCGATATGCTGCTTAATCCCGGTGCATCCTTTGATTTTAATGGCACTACTCATACCTATCCCGATATCAGGCTGGTCTACTGGGCGGGCGGCAATCCCTTTCATCATCAGATGGACCTGAACAAACTGGTCCGCGCCTGGCAAAAGCCGGAAACGGTGATCGTGCACGAGATTTACTGGAACGCTATGGCGCGTCACGCGGATATCATCCTGCCGGTCTCGACGGTGCTGGAACGCAATGATATCGGCTACAGCGCCGCTGACCCCTATGTGATCGCCATGAAGCAGGCGATTGAGCCAGTGGGCCAGGCGCAAAGTGATTTTGCGATCCTCACAGGCGTGGCCGGGAAAATGGATCTGGACCAAGCCTTTACAGAAGGCCTGGATGAGGCCGAATGGCTGAGACGAATGTATGGTGAATTCCAGAATAACGGGACCGAAGCGGGATTTGATGCTCCGGACTTTGATGTCTTCTGGCAGGAGGGTTATATTAAACTCGCTTCACCGGAGAAGCCGGGGGGATATCATGGCAAGGTCTATCTGAAGGACTTCCATACCGATCCGGAATTGTCTCCTTTAGGGACCCCGTCGGGCAGGATCGAGATTTTTTCGGAGACAATTGAAAGCTTCAATTATCCCGATTGTCAGGGCCATCCCCGCTGGTATGAACCGGTGGAATGGCTGGGCGGAGACCAGGCGAAGGATTTCCCGCTGCACCTGCTGTCCAATCAACCGAAGTCAAAACTGCACAGTCAGATGGATCACGGCAAGATCAGTCGCGCCGACAAGATAAATGGCCGCGCTCCGGTGACTCTTAATCGTCAGGACGCCGCGGCGCGGGGCATTGCGGACGGGGACACGGTGCGGCTCTATAATGATCGCGGGGCCTGCTATGCCGGTGCGATCCTCAGCGATGATTTGATGCCCGGTGTGGTGCAGCTTGCGACCGGGGCATGGTTTGACCCGCTTTACGGCAACCATCCCGTTCGAAATTCAGTCGGTACCGATCGTCATGGCAACCCTAACATCCTGACCCGTGATAAAGGCACCTCTCGCCTTGCCCAGGGGCCTACGGCCCATACCAGCCTGGTGGAGGTCGAAAAAGCACAGGAAGACCTGCCCGAGGTTCGGGCCTTTGCCCTGCCGGATATAACCTCCTAG
- a CDS encoding DUF4242 domain-containing protein: protein MKKFIIERDIPDVGHFEEQQLCDAADKSNSVLAELGPDIQWVESYVAANKTFCVYLAKDKDIIKRHAELSGFPANHITEIKRMIDPTTAG, encoded by the coding sequence ATGAAGAAATTTATCATTGAACGGGATATTCCCGATGTCGGTCACTTTGAAGAACAACAGTTATGTGATGCCGCTGACAAATCAAACAGTGTCCTTGCGGAACTTGGTCCGGATATCCAATGGGTTGAAAGCTACGTTGCCGCAAACAAAACCTTTTGCGTTTATCTGGCCAAGGATAAGGACATTATAAAACGACACGCTGAACTTTCTGGTTTTCCGGCCAATCATATCACCGAAATAAAGCGAATGATTGACCCAACCACAGCGGGATAG
- a CDS encoding winged helix-turn-helix transcriptional regulator, with amino-acid sequence MGPKISYGQYCPLAMSSEFLCNRWTLLVLRELLLGSTSFNDIGRGVPRMSRTLLSSRLKELVEIGILAKQKSRKSTSSHYELTESGRALGPVVMSLAGWGQQWLEVEPSLKNFDTDVLMWDIRRNTKPFDELPDPFIVHFCLTDVPENESDYWLVFEKGHVDLCHIDESFKVDVELVVSVRKLTKVWMGWEDFSTAVADGSLVLQGPQQYTDIAEKWLGHSSVAHIKKHPPERRVNY; translated from the coding sequence ATGGGTCCAAAAATCAGCTACGGGCAATATTGCCCGCTGGCCATGTCGTCCGAATTTCTTTGTAATCGATGGACTTTACTGGTGCTGCGGGAGTTATTGTTGGGGTCGACTTCCTTCAATGATATCGGGCGGGGTGTGCCACGCATGTCGCGTACCCTGTTATCCAGCCGTCTGAAGGAGTTGGTGGAGATTGGCATTCTCGCGAAGCAGAAAAGCCGGAAAAGCACCTCTTCTCATTATGAATTGACGGAGTCCGGACGGGCTCTGGGGCCGGTGGTGATGAGCCTTGCCGGATGGGGACAGCAGTGGCTGGAAGTGGAACCGTCATTAAAGAATTTCGATACCGACGTTTTGATGTGGGATATTCGGCGTAACACCAAACCTTTTGATGAACTGCCGGATCCTTTTATCGTACATTTCTGCCTGACGGACGTACCGGAAAATGAGAGTGATTACTGGCTGGTGTTCGAAAAAGGCCACGTGGATCTTTGTCATATTGATGAGTCTTTCAAGGTGGATGTGGAATTGGTCGTCTCTGTACGCAAACTGACCAAGGTCTGGATGGGCTGGGAGGATTTCTCCACCGCCGTGGCGGATGGCAGTCTGGTCCTTCAAGGACCGCAACAATACACCGACATTGCCGAGAAATGGCTCGGCCATAGTAGCGTTGCTCATATCAAAAAGCACCCGCCGGAAAGGCGTGTGAATTATTAA
- a CDS encoding tetratricopeptide repeat protein, translating into MFFKLLMSIMTVIFMVGSTQAQVHDPRALAADPKTATAPIAPKLTGLGHHHIPVTTSNPESQYFFDQGVRLFLGFNHSEALRSFKEAIRLDPENAMAYWGWALVLGPNLNLPMQDNVVPRAYQAIQQAVKLSPRVSAKERGYITALATRYGPTSADRAALDHAYSAAMKQLMDQYPEDNDIATLYVAAVMNTNPWNYWYPDGSPKGRTAEILAILDRVTARAPDHAGAHHYLIHLVEAFRPELAERSADLLRPLMPGAGHLVHMPSHIYMRLGRYQDSYEVNSKAILADQSYITQCQAQGLYPLRYFPHNMHFLAWSAMFLGRSSDALNAARSVANPDKFVTKLNNWGLNETFLAQPMFVMIRFGQWEDMLAEPRPVTKGYFLNGIWHYGRGLAYLHQGKLSKARAELKELVAWHNRALKDTAYNGAFYFNDTLFAIAEAVLQAEIHGKAGDYTKALSQADRAVRLEESLDYNEPPNWYFPTRHILGAVLMDAGKPAEAEVVYWADLQQNPDNGYALFGLHQALMAQGKADLAAVIKTRFDKAWSRADMALSSSRF; encoded by the coding sequence ATGTTCTTCAAATTATTGATGAGTATCATGACCGTTATCTTTATGGTCGGCAGCACGCAGGCCCAGGTGCATGACCCGCGGGCTCTTGCGGCGGACCCGAAGACGGCGACCGCCCCGATCGCGCCGAAGTTGACGGGGCTCGGGCATCACCATATCCCGGTGACCACCAGTAACCCGGAAAGCCAGTATTTCTTTGATCAGGGGGTGCGGTTATTCCTCGGGTTCAACCATTCAGAAGCTCTGCGATCATTCAAGGAAGCCATCCGGCTTGACCCGGAAAACGCCATGGCCTATTGGGGCTGGGCGCTGGTGTTGGGGCCAAACCTGAATCTGCCGATGCAGGACAACGTGGTGCCCCGGGCGTATCAGGCGATCCAGCAGGCGGTGAAACTGAGCCCCAGGGTATCGGCGAAAGAACGCGGTTATATTACGGCGCTGGCCACCCGATACGGGCCAACCAGCGCCGACCGGGCGGCCCTGGATCATGCCTATAGCGCCGCCATGAAACAGCTGATGGATCAATATCCAGAAGACAATGACATCGCGACATTGTATGTGGCGGCGGTGATGAACACCAATCCGTGGAATTACTGGTATCCGGACGGCAGCCCCAAGGGCCGTACGGCGGAGATTCTGGCGATCCTGGATCGCGTCACTGCCCGCGCGCCGGATCATGCCGGGGCCCATCATTACCTCATTCATCTGGTGGAAGCCTTCCGGCCGGAACTGGCCGAACGCAGCGCCGACCTGCTGCGGCCGTTAATGCCGGGGGCCGGGCATCTGGTGCATATGCCGAGCCATATTTATATGCGTCTCGGCCGCTATCAGGATTCCTACGAGGTCAACAGCAAGGCGATCCTCGCCGACCAGTCCTATATCACCCAGTGTCAGGCCCAGGGACTGTATCCCCTGCGGTATTTCCCCCACAACATGCATTTCCTGGCCTGGTCAGCTATGTTTCTGGGCCGCAGTTCAGATGCGCTCAATGCCGCCCGCAGTGTCGCCAATCCGGATAAGTTCGTTACCAAGCTCAACAATTGGGGGCTTAACGAGACCTTTCTTGCCCAGCCGATGTTTGTCATGATCCGCTTTGGACAGTGGGAGGACATGCTGGCCGAGCCCAGGCCGGTGACCAAGGGATATTTCCTGAACGGCATCTGGCATTATGGTCGCGGTCTCGCCTATTTGCATCAGGGCAAGCTTTCAAAAGCCAGGGCGGAACTGAAGGAACTCGTCGCCTGGCACAATCGCGCCCTGAAGGATACGGCCTATAACGGCGCCTTTTATTTCAACGACACCCTGTTCGCCATCGCCGAGGCGGTGTTGCAGGCCGAAATCCACGGCAAGGCGGGCGATTATACCAAGGCGCTCAGTCAGGCGGATCGGGCCGTGCGGCTGGAAGAAAGCCTTGATTACAACGAACCGCCCAACTGGTATTTCCCCACCCGCCATATCCTTGGCGCGGTGCTGATGGACGCGGGAAAACCGGCGGAGGCAGAGGTCGTCTATTGGGCTGACCTGCAGCAAAATCCCGACAATGGCTATGCCCTGTTTGGCCTGCATCAGGCGTTGATGGCACAGGGTAAGGCCGATCTGGCGGCGGTGATCAAGACGCGGTTTGACAAGGCCTGGTCCCGGGCCGATATGGCGTTAAGCTCGTCGCGTTTTTAA
- a CDS encoding helix-turn-helix domain-containing protein, with product MIKKEIGAELRRMRVEHGLTQEALSHNADISISFLKKLEAGNKQPSALTLFKLSRALETTPDKLILPTYQKWLEAEG from the coding sequence ATGATTAAGAAAGAAATAGGTGCAGAATTGAGACGGATGCGGGTTGAGCATGGCTTGACACAGGAAGCTTTGTCTCACAATGCTGACATCAGCATCAGCTTTTTGAAAAAGCTTGAAGCGGGGAACAAACAGCCAAGTGCTCTAACCCTGTTTAAATTGTCCCGCGCACTGGAAACAACCCCCGACAAATTAATTCTCCCGACCTACCAGAAGTGGCTTGAAGCTGAGGGATGA
- a CDS encoding DUF5131 family protein has translation MSSSKIEWTENTWNPVAGCAIVSPGCTNCYAMRMAARLEAMGVQKYSNLTRKTAGKHKWTGEVFLDNRALSQPFKWKKSRRVFVNSMSDLFHEAVPDDFIKKVWDVMAKTPQHEYQILTKRPKRMQEVLSKLPVIKNVWVGVSVESSDYNFRIDLLRDTPAHVKFISFEPLIGNVVGANLTGIDWAIVGGESGPGARPMDISWVEYIQNICKEAGTAFFFKQWGGINKKKTGRELHGRTWDEYPEKVRVAV, from the coding sequence ATGTCTTCTAGCAAAATCGAATGGACAGAAAATACTTGGAATCCGGTCGCTGGTTGTGCCATCGTATCTCCAGGTTGTACTAATTGTTATGCTATGAGGATGGCGGCACGATTGGAGGCTATGGGGGTTCAAAAATACTCTAACTTGACCCGAAAAACTGCAGGAAAACATAAGTGGACTGGGGAGGTATTCTTAGACAATAGAGCCCTTTCTCAACCGTTCAAGTGGAAGAAAAGTAGGCGTGTGTTTGTCAATTCTATGAGTGATTTGTTTCATGAAGCTGTCCCTGACGATTTTATTAAAAAAGTTTGGGATGTTATGGCAAAAACGCCACAACATGAATATCAAATTTTGACTAAACGACCGAAACGAATGCAGGAGGTTTTATCAAAATTACCCGTTATCAAAAATGTTTGGGTAGGTGTCAGTGTTGAAAGCTCAGATTACAACTTCCGGATTGATTTGCTTCGTGACACCCCTGCACATGTTAAATTTATCTCCTTTGAACCGCTAATCGGTAATGTGGTTGGGGCTAATTTAACGGGAATAGATTGGGCAATCGTCGGCGGAGAATCAGGGCCAGGTGCTCGCCCAATGGACATTTCTTGGGTAGAGTATATCCAGAATATTTGTAAGGAGGCAGGAACTGCATTCTTCTTCAAGCAATGGGGTGGTATCAATAAAAAGAAAACAGGACGAGAGTTGCATGGCCGGACGTGGGATGAATATCCAGAAAAGGTTAGAGTGGCGGTTTAG
- the tcmP gene encoding three-Cys-motif partner protein TcmP, giving the protein MVEHRYGGDWTEIKITLLKSYMTAYTRALSGKNHFDLVYIDAFAGTGERVASVEDPMNLTQNGKIKYDGSVKVALNMIPQFQELYFIEKDQAKIENLQKIKQENQNRNITILKGDANYHVKKTCQNIKWNRKRGLLFLDPYGMEVEFETLKAIAATKRIDVCYLFPLAGVFRQAAGKISNIEPYKEGVLTKVLGTNDWKNLYKPSRQTSLFDSEISLERERGADVFDNMIYSRLNEVFSYVSSPVKLPKKGVPFFSFYYAISNPSPAAIALAKRIITHIVKNC; this is encoded by the coding sequence ATGGTTGAACATAGATATGGCGGTGACTGGACCGAAATAAAAATAACCCTATTAAAATCATACATGACTGCATACACAAGAGCACTTAGTGGGAAAAATCACTTTGATTTGGTCTATATTGATGCGTTTGCCGGAACGGGCGAAAGAGTCGCCTCTGTGGAGGACCCCATGAACTTAACTCAAAATGGCAAAATAAAATATGATGGGTCGGTCAAAGTAGCCTTGAATATGATCCCTCAATTTCAAGAGCTATATTTTATAGAAAAAGACCAAGCAAAAATCGAAAACCTTCAAAAAATAAAACAAGAGAATCAAAACAGAAACATAACAATCTTAAAGGGTGATGCAAATTACCATGTAAAAAAAACTTGCCAGAACATAAAGTGGAATAGGAAAAGAGGTTTACTTTTTTTAGACCCATATGGGATGGAAGTAGAATTTGAAACTCTAAAAGCCATAGCCGCCACAAAAAGGATTGATGTCTGCTACTTATTCCCTTTAGCTGGTGTTTTTAGGCAAGCCGCTGGGAAGATATCAAATATTGAGCCATATAAGGAGGGCGTTCTCACTAAAGTATTGGGAACTAATGATTGGAAGAATCTTTACAAACCTTCAAGACAAACTTCACTATTCGATTCCGAAATTAGCTTAGAACGTGAGAGAGGTGCTGACGTTTTTGATAATATGATATATAGTAGGCTAAATGAAGTTTTTTCATATGTATCCTCTCCCGTAAAACTACCTAAAAAAGGTGTGCCGTTCTTTTCATTTTATTATGCTATTTCTAACCCAAGCCCTGCCGCTATTGCTCTTGCAAAACGGATCATCACACATATTGTCAAAAATTGCTAA